The following nucleotide sequence is from Tolumonas lignilytica.
TTCATCCGGCATTTTGTTCAGCATCCAAGGCATATCGCCCAATTGCATACCATTGAGTGCTAGTGCAACATCGGCTCGCAGACCGCTACTGTTACTTTTTGAACCTAAGTAATAGGCGGGGCGCACAGGTGAAGCACCCAACATGATATCAATGCTGGATTTGATGCTTGAGGCTTCAAAAGGGGATGCGAGCATAAAAATAGCATCGATTCGGTTAGGATCATTGGCGGGATCGGTGGCCAATGATTGCACTTCACCAGCGTGCGCTGATGCAGCAGTGCCGCCCAGTTTCTGCCGTAAAACCGTTTGCAGTTCATCTCGACTACGGAATTTGGCAACCGTGGCATCGCCGATATCCAGCGATTTCCAGTAATTGTTAAAACCCGTCGCGGTCCGTTCGCCTAATGAGTTGGATGGCAGCAACAGCAGCGGGTGTTTCATGCCATCAGCATGAATTTTCTGCGCTATCTGGGCGGCTTCATCCTCCGGCGAGAGGGAGAAATAATAGAGATTATCGGCGGCAGGTTGGGAATCCAGCTGATTTAATGCCAGCACCGGGATGCTGATGTGGCTGGCAAACAGCTGTTCCACTTTATTCTTTTGCAATGGACCAATCACCAACTGAGCCCCGTTTTGCTGAATTTTATTCAACAACTCCGGCATGGGCATGCTGTTTTCATCGTAATAGGTGAAGGTCAGTTTATTTCCTGATGCCAGGTTAGACTGGTCTAACCCCGTTTTCAGCGCATTGGCGGGGAGTGCCAACTTGCCTGACAATGGCAGCAAGACCGCAACTTTCTGGATATCGGATGTTGTCGTGATCCCTTGATTGTTCTGAGCGATAGCGGGTTGTGCTGGTTCTGCCGCAGGCGTAAATAGCGCGGTCGCAGGGTGATTCGGATGACGTTTTTGCCAATCAGCGAAGAGTGGTTGCTGACCCTTGGCTTCTTTGCTGATAGCAGCCAACTCAAACCAGCCCGCAGCTTTTTCGCGTTTCATACGTTCCGCGGCATTGACATAGTTTTTCAGCGTATTGCTATCGCTTTCTTTTAATAGCGACCAGATTTGTTGCTGATTTTTACTGGCCTGTTCGCCATTCAGATAAGGATCCAGAGAAATCAGACTGTTTGCGGCGGCTGTTTTCTGGCCGGTTCTTAGTAACAGTTCTGACTGCAAACGATAGTAA
It contains:
- a CDS encoding penicillin-binding protein activator, whose product is MSRISKLRTVPHFWWLFAIVLLLSGCAAGNHSESSAENAPISAFGPLTKNSQWYLSQIDSATSPEDRFALQVLAARRLILDGDRTQANAIQQQLAREATTPRQKVAVRLLNALQLGKQGQSSKALNRIAGIDLRPLDNNTVQFYYRLQSELLLRTGQKTAAANSLISLDPYLNGEQASKNQQQIWSLLKESDSNTLKNYVNAAERMKREKAAGWFELAAISKEAKGQQPLFADWQKRHPNHPATALFTPAAEPAQPAIAQNNQGITTTSDIQKVAVLLPLSGKLALPANALKTGLDQSNLASGNKLTFTYYDENSMPMPELLNKIQQNGAQLVIGPLQKNKVEQLFASHISIPVLALNQLDSQPAADNLYYFSLSPEDEAAQIAQKIHADGMKHPLLLLPSNSLGERTATGFNNYWKSLDIGDATVAKFRSRDELQTVLRQKLGGTAASAHAGEVQSLATDPANDPNRIDAIFMLASPFEASSIKSSIDIMLGASPVRPAYYLGSKSNSSGLRADVALALNGMQLGDMPWMLNKMPDELAKANTVLPQASGDQLRLYAMGYDAGTLIPQLSELRQNPEKTINGLTGILHITTDGVIMHDLLWTRYASGQLTTNEPEPATTPPAAQPAQ